In Marinibacterium anthonyi, the DNA window TGCAGCCGAATTACGAACGCACCTGGCTGGGCGACAAGCTGAACATCGAGGGTTGGGATTTCCAGTCGATCCAGATGGACGTGGCCGACACCTACCTGGATCAGCTGCAGCAAACCGTGTCGGTGGCGACGGTCAAGCTGAACGCGGCGCGCAAGTCGAACTATTACATCTACCGGGTCCTGCTGCTGCTGACGATCGTGGTGGCCATGTCCTGGGTGATCTTCTGGGTGCCGCCCGGACGCTACGAATTCCAGATCGGCATCTGCGCCACGGCGATGCTGACCACCATCGCCTTCAACTTCTCGGTCTCCTCGGTCCTGCCGCGGGTCGCCTATCTGACGGTGATGGACCGGCTGGTCATCTGGGCCGTCGTGCTGATTTTCCTGGCAACCGTGCAGGCCCTGATCACCGCGCGGCTGATCGTCAACGAACGCGAAAAGCTGGCGCTGAGATTCGATCACATCTCGCGCTACCTGTTTCCGACGCTTTTCTTCGCCGGATGGTACCTGATCATCGTGGTCCTGTGATCACAGCGCCCTAGGTCCCCGGGCGGGGCCGTCTTGACCATCCGGGGCAGACCCCCCAAACCCGGCGAACAATCGCGCAACAGCAGCAGGCTAATTTCCGGGACGCGCCATTAAGCGTTAACGCGGCTGCGCGGGTTTGATAAAACCGGGAGGTAAAGAGGGGACATGATGTGGGTTCGGGCGGCGTGACAACCAGACTTTCGAACGGGCGCCGGTTCCGGCTTGCCCTTGCAATCGCGCTGGTGCCGGCCCTGGCCCCCAGCTTTGCACCGGCCTTCGAGGCCAAGCTGAGCACCGACGGCGGTCCGGAACGGTTGGAAAAGCGGCTGAGTTCAGGTTCGCTTTCGGTCACCCTGGCCGATGACGACAAGACCGAACACACATCCAGCGAGATCCTGGCCGCCGCGCGGTCCGATTACGCCACCCTGATCAGCCTGCTGTACGACGCCGGTTACTTCGGACCCGAAATCCACATCCTCGTCGATGGCCGCGAAGCCGCTTCGATCCCGCCGCTGGAAGCGCCGAAGGCGATCAGCCGCGTGGATATCCGGGTCACGCCCGGCCGTCTGTTTACCTTCGGCAAGGCGGACATCGGTCCGCTGGCCCCCGACACCGAACTGCCCGAGGGTTTTCGCACCGGCCAGCCGGCGCAGACGACGGTCGTCCGCAACGCCGCCATCACCTCGATCAACGCCTGGCGCAGCGATGGCCACGCCAAGGCCGACCTCAAGGGGCAGAACATCGTCGCCGACCACCCCAACGCCGTGCTGGACGTCGAGGTCGACCTGCTGCCGGGACCCCGGCTGGATTTCGGCGCGCTGACCGTGACGGGCAACCAGAATGTGCGCACCGATGCCATCCTGCGCATCGCCGGCTATCCCGAAGGCGAACAATTCGACCCGGCCGAGCTGGACCTTGTCGCCAGCCGCCTGCGCCGCACCGGGGCGTTTTCGTCCGTCACCGTGCGCGAGGCCGATACCCCCACCGCCGACGACACGCTGCCCATCGGCATCGTGGTCGGCGAACAGCCCAAGCGTCGCCTGTCGGCCGGTATCGAACTGTCGTCGGACGACGGGGTGAAGCTTTCGGGCTCGTGGATCCACCGCAACCTGTTCGGCGGGGCCGAGCGGCTGAAGATCGACGCCGAGACCGGCACCGATTATTCCTCGGGCGGGTTCGACGGCAAGCTGCGGTTCCGGCTGGACCGGCCGGCGTTCTTCGGCACCGACAACGACCTGTTCTACTTCGGCGGCATCGAATACCTGGACGAACCGCATTACACCGCCGTCAACCTCGACCTCGGGGCCGGTATCCGCCGCGTGTTCAGCGAGGACCTGATCGGTGAAACCTCGTTCGGGCCGTTCTATTCGACCGTCGACGACGCCTATGGAGACGGGCGCGAATTCCACCAGATCCGCTTTCCCTCGCGGCTGGAACTGGACAAGCGCGACGATCCGGTCAACGCGACCAAGGGCTATTACCTGCGCACCGACCTGACGCCCTTTGTCGGGCTCGACGGGACCGACAGCGGCGCGCGCGCGCTGGTCGACGGGCGGTCCTATTTCGCGGTCAGCGACAAGATCGTCCTGGCCGGCCGCGCACAGCTGGGCTCGGTCGTGGGCTCGACGCTGGAAGGCACCAACCCCGACCTGCTGTTCTTCTCGGGCGGCGCCGATACGGTTCGCGGCCAACCCTATGAATCCCTTGGCATTCCGGTAGGCGACGACATCGCCGGCGCCCGGTCCTTCCTGGGCTTGTCCGCCGAAGTCCGCACCCGCGTGACCACCGCCATCACCGTCGTCGGCTTCTACGATTTCGGCATGGTCGGCCCCAACAGCTTCATCGACCAGGACAATGAAAGCCAGTCCGGTGCCGGGCTGGGCGTGCGCTATGGCCTTGCCGGCATCGGCGCGCTCAGGGTCGACGTGGCCTATCCGGTCAGCGGCGACACCGGCGAGGGGCTGCAATTCTACATCGGGATCGGACAGGCGTTTTGACCGTGTACAAAGTCACAATCGTCGGGCTTACCGCCCTTACCCTTACCGCCACGCCGGTCCTGGCACAGGACAGTGACCAGGACAGCGGCGGGCGGCTGGTCCGCTTTCTGGAAAACACGCTGTCGGGCGATGGCCGGACGATCCGGGTCGTCGGCCTTGAAGGCGCGCTGTCGTCGCGGGCGACGATCCAGCGGCTGGAAGTCTCGGACGACGACGGTGTCTGGTTCGTGCTGGAAAACGCCGTGCTGGACTGGAACCGCCTGGCGCTGATCCGCGGCCGGTTCTCGGTCAATGAACTGTCGGCCGAACGCATCGACTTCATCCGCCCCCCCGGCACCACCACCCCCGCCAAGACCGAAGTCGCCACGCCCGAGGTCACGCCCTTTCAGGTGCCCGAACTGCCCGTGGCGATCCAGATCGGCAAGCTGTCCGTCAACGAGATCGACATCGGCGAACAGGTCGCCGGCACCGCCGCCGAGCTGAGTCTGGACGGCAACCTGTCCCTGGCCGACGGCGCGCTGGACGCGCTGCTGGACCTGGAACGCATCGACCGGCAGGGCGACCGGATCCTGATCGACACCAGCTTCGACAACAGCTCGCGCCAGCTGGACCTGGATATCGAGGCCAACGAAGGCCCCGGCGGTCTGATCGGGACGCTGGCCAAGCTGCCCGGCGCGCCGTCGGTCAACCTGGACGTCAACGGGTCGGGCCCTGTCGAGGATTTCGCGGCGACCCTGTCGCTGTCCACCGACAACCAGCTGCGGTTCGGCGGCGACATCACCCTGCAGGGCCTGTCGCCCGAGGCGGGCCAGGATGGCAGCGCCCAACAGGTGCCGCTGCGCTTTGCGGCCAACCTGGGCGGCGACATCCGCCCGCTGCTGCCCGAACAATTCCACGAATTCTTTGGCGCGGACACCCGGATTCAGACCAACGGCCAGCGCGATCCCGACGGAGCGATCTCGGTCGAAACGGTGCGGGTCAGTTCGCAGGCGCTGTCGCTGGACGGATCGCTGGATATCGACGCACAGGGCGACGTGGATGTGGTCCTGCTGCAGGCCGCCGTCCGCCCCGAGACCGGCGAAACCGTCACCCTGCCCGTGCCCGGCCAGGTGACCACCGTCGAACTGGTCCGCCTGACCGCCGGCTACGATGCCGCGCAGGGCCGAGACTGGAACGTGAATGCACGGGTCAAGGGCCTGGCCTCGTCCGAATTCGCCATGGACAACCTTGCGCTGACGGGCTCCGGCCAGGTCGGCGCGTCGGACGACGACGACATGCTGGTCGGACGGCTGAACGCCGACATCTCGGGGCTGGCGATGACCGACCCCGCGCTGGCCAAGGCCGCCGGAGAAGAGCTGACGCTGGATGGCGGCTTCCGCCTGATCAACGCGGGAGAGCTGATCCTCGAGGGGATGAATTTCAACGGCGCCGGGCTGGATGCCACGGTCGACGCCACGCTGGACGGGCTGGACAGCGGGCTTAGGGTGGACACCACCGTGCAGGCCTCGGTCGCCGATATCTCGCGCTTTGCCGACCTGGCGGGCAAGCCGCTGGAAGGCTCGCTTGACGCGTCGCTGCAGGGCCATGTCGTGCCCTTGTCCGGCGGCTTTGACATCCAGCTGGACGGCACCGGCCAGGACCTGGCCGTGGGCATCGACCAGGTCGATCCGCTGCTGGAAGGCCGCACCGACCTGACGGTCGACGCCGCACGCGACGAAACCGGTCTGACCCTGCGCAGCTTCACCGTCAACGGCACCGCGATCACCGCCAATGCCAGCGGCGTCGTGCGGTCCGAAGGCACCCAGTTGACCTTTGACGCCGAGGTCGACGACCTGGGCCGCGCGATCCCCGAACTTCCCGGCCCCGGCAAGCTGAGCGGCGATGTGCATGAAGAGGGCGACGCCCTTGTCGGCAAGGTCAGCCTGAGCGCGCCGCGCGGCATCTCGCTGACCGCCGATGGCCGCTATGTGGATGGCGCCAGCCAGGCGCATGTGGACGGCAGCCTGGATGACCTGGGCATCTTCGTGCCCCAGATGCCGGGCGCCGCACAGATCGTCGCCGACGTGGAACAATCGGGCGAAGATTTCACCGGCACCCTGCGCCTGCTGACCGAAGAAGGCAGCGAAGTGAAGGCCGACGGCATCTATGGCCCCGGCAAGACCAACGCCACGTTCGAGGCGATCCTGAAGGACCTGGGCATCTTCGTGCCCCAGCTGCCCGGCCAGGCCACCGTGACGGGCGAAGCCAAGGACAACGGCGACGGCGGCATCGACGGCACCGTCAAGGCGCAGATCGCCGACGGCAGCACCATCAACGCCCAAGGCACCTATGCCCCGGGCAGCATCAGCGCCACGTTCGACGGGTTCCTCAACGACCTGGGCACCTTCGTGCCGCAGATGCCCGGCCGCGCCTCGGTCTCGGGCGAGGTCGCGCAGGACGGCGAAAGCTATCAGGGCAAGGTCCAGGCCCGCGCCGCCGACGGCAGCCTGCTGGACGCCGAAGGCGTCTATGGCCCCGGCCGCACCGCCGGCACGTTCAAGGCAGACCTGAAGAAGCTGGAAGCCTTCGTGCCGCAGATGCCGGGCGAAGCCACCGCCAGCGGCGACGTGCGCCAGGAAGGCGACGCCTATATCGGCAGCGTCCAGGCCAACCATTCAGACGGCAGCACGCTGCAGGCCCAGGGCACCTATGGCCCCGGCCAGACCAAGGGCGATTTCAGCGCCGCGCTCACCAACCTCGGGGTCTTCGTGCCCCAGATGCCGGGCAGCGCCACGGTCACCGGCACCGTGGAAGAACGCGACAACGCCTATCGCGGCAAGGTCGACGCCAAGACCGCCGACGGCAGCACGCTGACCGCCCAGGGCGCCTATGGCGACGCCGAGAAGAACGTGACCTTCGATGCGCTGCTGGCCAATGTCGGCCGCTTCGTCCAGCCGGCTTCGGGCACCGCCCACCTGCAGGGCACCGCGCGCGAGGACAACGGATCCTACGTCGGCGACGTCACCGTCGACGGCACCGCAGGCATTGCGCTAAAGGCCAATGGCACGATCGACCCCGACGGGGATTCCCAGATCGCCTATGACGCGACGATCGACCGGGTCGAACGCTTTGTCCCCGATTTCCCCGGCCAGCTGGTGTCCACCGGCACGGCATCAGGGTCGGGCGATGTCTGGACCATCGACAGCCGGTCCTCGGGGCCGGCGGGTGTACAGGCGACCGTGGCGGGGACCTACAACCAGGCCTCCGGCAACGCCGACATCACCGCCCAGGGCCGCGCCCTGCTGGCGGCGGCCAATGCCTTCATCGCGCCGATGGCGGTCAGCGGGCCGGTGCAGTTCGACCTGCGGCTGAACGGTGCGCCGGGCCTGTCGGCCCTGTCGGGCAACATCGACCTGCCCGGCGCGCGGGTCGCGATCCCGCAGGTCTTTGGCCAGATCGACCCGCTGTCGGGACGGATCAGCATGAACAGCGGTTCGGCCCAGATCGATCTTAACGGGAACTGGGTCGACGGCGGCAGCTTCACGGTCAACGGGCCGGTCAGCCTGACGGCGCCCTACACCGCCGGGCTGAAGGTCGCGATCAACAACCTCGTCATGACCGACGGCGCGCTCTACCACACGTCGCTGGGCGGCAATGTGTCGATCGACGGCCCGCTTGTCGGTGCAGGCCGCATCAGCGGCGTGATCAACGTTGGGCCGACCGAACTGAACATCGCCGCCTCGGCCGGCGCCGCCGGCGGTTCGCCGATCCCGCCGATCACCCACGAAGGCGAAAGCCGCGGGTCCTTCGACACCCGCGAACGCGCCGGGCTGATCCGGGACGACAGCGACAGCAACGGCGGAGGCAGCAGCGGGCCGGGCTATGCGCTGGACGTGACGATATCGGCCCCGCAGCAGATCTTCGTGCGCGGCCGCGGGCTTGACGCGGAACTGGGCGGCGGGCTGAGCCTGCGCGGCACCACGTCCAACATCGTCCCGGCGGGCCAGATCGACCTGATCCGTGGCCGGCTGGACATCGTCGGGCGCCGACTGGAACTGACCCGGGGCAGCGTGACGCTGGAAGGCAGTTTCGATCCCTATATCGACTTTGCCGCCACCAACACATCGTCCGCCGGCACCGCCACGATCGAGATCTACGGCCCGCTGCAATCGCCCCAGGTCGACGTCACCTCCAGCCCCGCGCGGCCCCCGGAAGAGGCCCTGGGCCTGCTGATCTTCGGCGATCAGTTCACCAACCTCTCGCCGCTGAAACTGGCGCAACTGGCGTCGTCGCTGGCGACGCTGACCGGGCAGACCGGGCAGAACGGCGGCCTTCTGGGCCGGGCGCGCAGCGATCTTGGCGCGGCCTCGCTGGACCTGACGACGGATGATGAAGGCAACGCCCAGGTCGGTGTCGGCGCCTACCTGTCGGAACAGATCTATTCGGATGTCACGGTGAACACCGAAGGGCGGACCGAACTGAACCTGAACCTCGACGTGACCAACCGGATCACCGCCAAGGGCAAGGTCGACAGCGAAGGCAACAGCTCGGTCGGCCTGTTCTTCTCAAAGGACTTCTGATCCCGGTGCGGGCGGCCTGCACAGGCAGGCGACCCGCTTTCATCAGGTCCTGGACGACGCGGCTGACGCCAGCCTGCGGGATCACCGGCCATCGCGGTATTGGCCGGGGATGCGGGAGCCTCCCGGCATGGCGGCCCGGCGGATCACTGCAGATCCTTCACGGCCGGATAGCTTTTTCGATAGTGCCCGTGCGCCTCGGCGAAGGCGGCGACAAGGTCCGTCTGGGGCGCGACCGTCTCGGCGATCTGGGGTGGGGTCATCACGTCTTCGGGCGCGGCGCCGGTGACGCCGCAGATGGCCAGCCGCGCGGCGCCCAGGGCGGCGCCGAACTCCCCCGCCACCGGACGGTCCACGGGAATGCCCAGCACCGTCGCCAGCAGCCGGCACCAGTACAGCGACCGCGTCCCGCCGCCGATCCCGGTCACCCGGTCCAGCCGCGTGCCGGTCTGGGCCAGCGCATCCAGGCAATCCTTCAGCGCAAAGCTCACGCCTTCCATCACCGCCTTGGCCATGGCGGCGCGGTCGGTCCCGATGTCCAGGTTCAGGAACGCCCCGCGCAGGATGCTGTCGTTATGGGGCGTCCGTTCGCCCGACAGGTAGGGCAGGAACCGCACCGGTCCCGGCCCCAGCAGGTCATCGCCCAGCGACCCGGCCAGCGCCGCCGGGCTGACGCCGGTGATCCGGCCCAGCCAGTTCAGGCTGTCCGTCGCCGCCAGCACCACGCCCATCTGGTACCAGGCGCCAGGAATGGCATGGCAAAACGTGTGCACGGCGCTTTCGGGCCTGGGCGCGAACCCTTCCTTGCCCGCCAGCAGGACACCGGATGTCCCGAGCGAGACGAACCCCTGCCCTTCCCCCAGTGCCCCGATCCCGCAGGCGGCCACCGCGTTGTCCGCCCCGCCCGCCACCACGGCACAGGTCGCCGGCAACCCCAGCGCCTCGGCCCGATGGGGCAGGACCAGCCCAATCACGTCCGTGCCTTCCAGCAGCTTCGGCATCTGGTCCATCCGCAGACCCGATGCCGTGACCAGCGCATCCGACCAGTCCCTTGCGCCCACATCCAGCCACGCGGTCCCGGCGGCGTCCGACATCTCGGACGTCAGCCGCCCCGTCAGCCAGTAGTTCAGGTAGTCCTTCGGCAGCATGACCGTGGCGATGCGGGCAAAGATCTCCGGCTCATGCGCCGCCGTCCAGACCAGTTTCGGCGCGGTGAAGCCCGGAAAGACGATATTGCCGGACATCTCGCGGAACGCGGGCTGCAGATCCAGCGCGGCGGCCTCGGCATGGCTGCGCGTGTCGTTCCACAGGATCGCCGGGCGCAGCACATGCCCTTCGCCATCCAGCATCACCGCGCCGTGCATATGCCCCGACGTCGCCAGCCCCTTCACCTCCGCCAGCTCGACCGGATGCGCCGCCCGCAGGTCGGCCACCACCTTGCCCAGGGCCGTGACCCAATCGGCCGGGTCCTGCTCGCTCCATCCCGGATGGGGGTGTGCGGCGTCATAGACCGCCTCGGCCTGGCCGATGACCACACCTTCTTCGGTCACCAGAAGCGCACGCAGCCCCGATGTTCCCAGATCAAGACCCAGATACATGGCAAATCCTCCCTTGGCCGGGATGTTCACGCTAACACCCGGAACATGTCAAAGCGTTTTGCGGATCGCCCCCGGGTCAGGGGCACCGGATCAGGCGCACCGGATCACGCAGAGGTCGGCAGTCCGGTGATCTCTCCGGCCAGGTAGGCCTCGCGCAGGTCGCCGCGCTGCAGCTTGCCGCTGGTGGTCCGCGGGATCGACCCGCGCGACACGAAAAGCACCTCGCGCACGCTCATCCCCAATTCGCGGCTGATCCGCCCGGCGATCCGTTGCCCCAGGTCGGCCAGAACCTCCGGGGCGGTCCGCCGATCGATTTCCACCACCACCACGGGCTGTTCACCCTGCCCGTCGGTGGCCACGGTGAACGCCGCCGCCCGCTCCATCCCGCCCGATCCGCCTTCGCGTTCGGCCAGGTTCTCCAGCTCTTCGGGCATGTAATTGGCGCCGTTGACGATCAGGATCTCCTTGATCCGCCCCGTCAGATAGATCTCGCCCGCGCGCATGAAGCCCAGGTCGCCGGTCTTCAGCCAGTCGCCGTCAAAGGCCGCCGCCGTCGCCTCGGGATTGTTGTAATAGCCGGAAATCACGCCGCCCGCCTTCAGATAGACCTCGCCGATCTCGCCCTCGCCCAGCTCGCCCTCGGGGCCCATGATCTTCAGCTCGGTCTCGCGCAACGGCGCGCCACAGCACACGACGTGCAGCCGTTCGCCCCGCGAATCCGGTTCCGACATGCCGGTGCGCAGGCCCACGGCCTTCTGGTCCAGCGTCACGCCCAGCGTCGCCTCGGCCATGCCATAGGACGGCGCCAGCATCTCGGCCGGACATCCGGCCGCGGCGAACTGGCCCAGGAAGGCCGACAGGGTCTCGGCCCGGG includes these proteins:
- the tamA gene encoding Autotransporter assembly factor TamA; translated protein: MGSGGVTTRLSNGRRFRLALAIALVPALAPSFAPAFEAKLSTDGGPERLEKRLSSGSLSVTLADDDKTEHTSSEILAAARSDYATLISLLYDAGYFGPEIHILVDGREAASIPPLEAPKAISRVDIRVTPGRLFTFGKADIGPLAPDTELPEGFRTGQPAQTTVVRNAAITSINAWRSDGHAKADLKGQNIVADHPNAVLDVEVDLLPGPRLDFGALTVTGNQNVRTDAILRIAGYPEGEQFDPAELDLVASRLRRTGAFSSVTVREADTPTADDTLPIGIVVGEQPKRRLSAGIELSSDDGVKLSGSWIHRNLFGGAERLKIDAETGTDYSSGGFDGKLRFRLDRPAFFGTDNDLFYFGGIEYLDEPHYTAVNLDLGAGIRRVFSEDLIGETSFGPFYSTVDDAYGDGREFHQIRFPSRLELDKRDDPVNATKGYYLRTDLTPFVGLDGTDSGARALVDGRSYFAVSDKIVLAGRAQLGSVVGSTLEGTNPDLLFFSGGADTVRGQPYESLGIPVGDDIAGARSFLGLSAEVRTRVTTAITVVGFYDFGMVGPNSFIDQDNESQSGAGLGVRYGLAGIGALRVDVAYPVSGDTGEGLQFYIGIGQAF
- the xylB_2 gene encoding Xylulose kinase, producing the protein MYLGLDLGTSGLRALLVTEEGVVIGQAEAVYDAAHPHPGWSEQDPADWVTALGKVVADLRAAHPVELAEVKGLATSGHMHGAVMLDGEGHVLRPAILWNDTRSHAEAAALDLQPAFREMSGNIVFPGFTAPKLVWTAAHEPEIFARIATVMLPKDYLNYWLTGRLTSEMSDAAGTAWLDVGARDWSDALVTASGLRMDQMPKLLEGTDVIGLVLPHRAEALGLPATCAVVAGGADNAVAACGIGALGEGQGFVSLGTSGVLLAGKEGFAPRPESAVHTFCHAIPGAWYQMGVVLAATDSLNWLGRITGVSPAALAGSLGDDLLGPGPVRFLPYLSGERTPHNDSILRGAFLNLDIGTDRAAMAKAVMEGVSFALKDCLDALAQTGTRLDRVTGIGGGTRSLYWCRLLATVLGIPVDRPVAGEFGAALGAARLAICGVTGAAPEDVMTPPQIAETVAPQTDLVAAFAEAHGHYRKSYPAVKDLQ